In bacterium, one genomic interval encodes:
- a CDS encoding oligopeptide ABC transporter ATP-binding protein OppF (with OppABCD is involved in the transport of oligopeptides; OppF and OppD are ATP-binding proteins): protein GGPALEVYHRPRHPYSKALLSAVPLADPGKTRAGRIILEGDVPTPINKPSGCVFRGRCPIARPACAEARPPLAEVASGHFAACPYHAEM from the coding sequence GGGGGGCCGGCGCTGGAGGTCTACCACCGGCCGCGGCATCCCTACAGCAAGGCGCTGCTGTCGGCCGTGCCGCTCGCCGATCCCGGCAAGACGCGCGCGGGGCGGATCATCCTCGAGGGCGACGTGCCCACGCCAATCAACAAGCCCAGCGGCTGCGTCTTCCGCGGGCGCTGCCCGATTGCGCGGCCGGCCTGCGCGGAGGCGAGGCCGCCGCTGGCCGAGGTGGCCAGCGGGCACTTCGCGGCTTGCCCCTACCACGCGGAGATGTGA